Within Wyeomyia smithii strain HCP4-BCI-WySm-NY-G18 chromosome 2, ASM2978416v1, whole genome shotgun sequence, the genomic segment gagaaaaaatatgacgagAGCTGCCAGGTGTCATTTTGTTCTCCGTCTACAGCAAGGAAACGTTGATGATTCCAAAGACTTCATTTGCGTCCAACATTTATAGCACGATTCGAAAACTGCGTTTGAGAAAAGCACAAACATTTCCTTTCTAGCTAGCGGATGCAAGACATAGTGAAAATACATACTCATCGCTTTATGGAAACGCATTGAGATCTATTCCTTGATACAAAACACGTACCCATCTAGAAATCCCATATTCAAATCTCCAGCAACTTTGGTCATTTTTCATGTTCAAGTCGACCGTGGGGAACGAAACAGTGATGTTCCTAATTAGTGccgggactatccggattaaaatatccggatatccgacctcggatatccgacaaatattaAAAATCCGGGTCAactggatatccggatattatccgacaggatatccggattttcggatggtcggatatccggatattatatccgaacatagtttaatgggaaattatgtaaataatagggggtttcaatttgaaaaaatacctgctttttcttatactaatcgatagccgacctttcagtaggcattacgtaatttgtcttagacctctacgagttttctttgattttaaaattgaaaaattatatttgttttaaactttcactaactggcaagtagtgcacagagtgacattgctgttgctggcttttggggaatataaccctgatagtaagcaaagtgacatttctgctgctggcttgtggaaatataaccctggtttaCGTGTCATTACAGGGATGCCAGATGTTAAGACATGTCCTAATATTGAAAACATCTGAGCGCGTGTGAAGCCTAATAGTCGGTTGATTAACCGCACTCGATTTAATGTGTCACTGGAAGTTTGTAAACTTTCAACGGGGACCGTGTTCACAGATTTCCTATGTATAAAGACATTGTTTTGTGGAGtgtgaagatatttgaaaaatgacctggcctccctgtatcatgatttcttgacggtagggtatgtcttaaaaccacttacagttgttaaaattcgaaatcgattttttcaatagttttgctgtttaaattaaaaaaagtcaGTAGAATATATATTTCTTTTGACTTTCcttatcaaaagaaaatataatatacatacccctaaaacaccCTATTACTTACGAGGGGCTGGaggattgtggaaaaagccatttttcgcgttacatttcattcgaaagggcttaaaagacagaaaaaaatatccggatatccgggtagtatatccggatatccgactattcgattatccatatccggatattcggacatccgaatagtattcgtttacacatccgtgatccgagcttcggataaccggatcatgaATATATCCgggtaaaagtcccagcactatccctaattagacatttgaggttgaccgGTGAGACTCTGCTTATGTGTGAATGAAGGGAACAGAAATGAACCTGATAGCTGCATTAATACatatgcagcgagtgaagtattgctaaaagtgatcaaaatatgatcacgtggtttaggaacggccccttaccgctcttggttgtatgttcgcttgcaaaaacacatacaagcgtatggccgacatatattttgttattttttggttGTTACTTTTTGTTATAATGCgcggtcataagacacaaaaagtaataaaatgttaccCGAAGGTAATAAAATCCTCTCCCTTTATTGGTGGTGTGTAGTTTGGGGTAGTTCGAATATAAGTCCCAGGGGCTCAGATCTTATGGAATATCTTTGTTCTAcgaatttaaatattttaaacataggAAATGTTCCAACTTTTTTAAGCCACGACAGTGCAAGACACTCTGtacaaataattttatttgtgaAGGCTGATCAACTCttccggtaactataacgtgaaaaatattttgagtgtagattTTTGAGTATCTACTGTTCTGACTGTTTAGAGGTAACTCGATGTAGGAATCTAAAAGATACAGATTGGGACGCCTATATCGAAACTCTAGCGTCGAAATTTCACGGGTATGAATCTTTTCGGGAAGCTCTAATGATCTAGACAATGCTGTTGAAATCACAACATCCTACATCATGGAGGCTTGTGGAAAAAGTTGTCCTTACGAACAATTAAATCAACACGAGGCGCGTCCTGGTGGAATACTGAACTTGCAAAATTACGCAAGAACTGCAGAAGGGCTTGGAACAGATGCCGCACAGAAGATTGCTTTTAGAACAGCTCGGAAAGCTTATAAAAAGGCTCTGAAATCCTCTGaactagagactgtgttataaagagatacgcaaagagcaaaaagcaaagccttggtgctacattccgattcggaacatgaccttctgtttactataccgcagacttcacagccaactgttgagtgtacaggacaattgcggggctagcgctacgatcctactgacactaacagtctctcccgagccgagactcgaacctacgacaactgacttgttaggccagcatcgtacctcgagaccagctggggaggcgcaaagagaaaagcagtaaatatggcaaccctttgctaatattttattttaaactattctggcaaccacatttatttttcgcatgacttttcatacacactagaaagtgtaatgaaacttcgaaactttgtaaggatatattactgagttACAATGCTTGTTCATACAGTTATataattttcaatgcatcacCCATAATATAagcatgacgaacacatttttcgttgaaaccataattgcacgtgattcacagaatttaTACTGATTGcaacacacattctgtacgaaaggtaacacgcatgagtttgtttactttgcccacttggagcctcgattcgacggttcacttggagttttcgacctcccTCTGTGCGAATCTGtttataacaccgtctgtaCTCTGAACAACGGGGTTGGAAACAACCTCTGCAAAAACATTTATAGTGTGAATGAAACTAGCAGACTTAATAAAGTTTTAGCAAAATCTAAGGACTTTCAAATTAACTTAATATAAATGAAGATGGCAACTCTAGTACGAATCTTTAGAATACATTTCCGGGATGTTAAGAGCTGGAATATCATGACGTTCCCGATCACTTTCATTTCCTTCGGACACTTGAGTGATAGCTTGCCGGGTGATAACAATCGAGTCAATAAAATGggttttggatatttttttgccATATAAGACTCCTGGAGCTAATGGAATATACCCATGTCTGCTTCAGAGGGGTCTCAATCatttaaaaaacatttcaaaGGAGATTTTAACATGCAACCTTGCTACAGAATACATTCCAAAAAGCCTGGAGagaaataaaactcaaatttaTTCCAAAGGGGGGACGTGCTTTATATGTTGAAGCGAAAAGTTTCAGGCCAATCAGCTTATGCTCTTCCTCAAATGTTTGGAGAGAATTATCGATCATAACATCCATAATGAAATTCTGTCGAGACGACCTCTTCATGAAATGCAACATGTTTATCAAAGAGGACAATCTACAATTACTCTTTTACACCGTGTTACCCATGATGTAGTAAAGTCCTGATGCAACAGGCTCTAAAGGAAACGGAACAGTGGTGTTGTGAAATTGGGCTCTCTGTAAATCACCGAAGCTCGTccacttcgttttttttttgactatgAGGTCTGTGTGACGGATCAAGTTAAACACCTTGGAGTAATACTAGACTCTAAATTGAACTGGTCTgctcacttttttttaaagggggggatgttttgtgatgaattaattatttactaatatttattcagaatttttattgtgtgttctgccacaaacggtgacatatcaacactattacaaatattttaagctttatttcattaaaagattgtaattgcttctgcagttaagtgaatataaaacttattgataatttggtttgacatattttcttatgtttccacattagtaagcctgtgtagttcattcgtgctaaaccagcgaggacgcttcaatatcattttcagaagtttgttctGATTCCTTTGtagcatcttctttctggttgtacaacaacttgtccagatggggactgcatataacattgctggtctaaatatttgttgatAGGTCTGCTCACTTTGATGTAGACAATGTAGACAAGCAATTGGTAAAAGCTGTTGGTGGTGTTCATCCTCAACATCGTTTGGAATTCAACAGGGACTTATTCTCATCTTCTGATATTGACGGTTCAGAAACCACGAGCCCAGAATATAGATCCCGGATACAACTCACTATGCAATTGTTTTGTATTGGGTATTTCGGAAAGTTTCATGCTTCCATATACCCGaactttgcgtcgaaaattctcactcctttttttcatttacgtGGAGTATCCATGTTCCGTCTATTTTTAACTGACCACTCGATATCGCTCGTTATTCGCACTTACGAAAAAATGTCATGCGTCTCCTACATGCATTTAAAACACTACATCGTAGCACTTACGCTAACCCTTTAAGCGCATATTTTGCTCTCAGTAATGCTAGTATAGCATAATGccctaaaaattaaaaaacatgatATAAAGCTACTTGGCATAAACTTAAGGCTTATGATTACTTGGGCATTGCGTGCGCTGTTTTCTAGAAGAACTAAGCATCATGGACACTGTCAATCTCCTTTGGGTTCCTAGACACTTGAACATTACTGGCAACGAATGGACAGACGAGCTTGTCCGAAGTGGAGCATCGAATAATTTTGTGGGTCCTGAGCCCGCGGTACATATTTCTGAGTCTTGGCTAAAACAAAGTTCTGCTCTTGGGTTTTATCTTATCATAACAGGTTGTGAAAGAATCTTGATTCCTGTCGCCAAACAAAATTGTATTTGCCAAACTTATCTCTAAAAGTTAGCAACCAATCAAAAAAGAACTACAGTGTGCTGATGAAAGTGCTAACTGGCCATTGTAGTTTGAACTATCATTTAGCAAGcatgcatcgttcgaatactTTTGCCTGTGACCTCTGAGAGGACGATTATGGGTCTTCTTTTCATCTAGTATGTATGTAGTTGTCCCAGACTTGCACAACTGCGTTACATAATGTTTCCAGTCCCCTCTTCATCCTTTTCCTCTCTCACTCTTAACACTCCCTTTTTCTTCTATCGTTTCCTTCTCTTTTTGTCGGATAAATGATGAGAATAATGCTACGTTTAGGCACAAATCCTCCACATGTGAGGGGAACGTGCCGTTATAAGCTATGGCTTTCAGCCAAACTACCATCAAAGCGAATTCAAATCGATCGAATGATAATAAACTGAgagcaaaataataaatttcatgtcGTGAGCTAGAATGATCAGGTTTTAGCTTAAAATATCGCTATATTCGTTTTCAAAATAGCTGTGATTGATATTAGAAAGTTCAGAAATCTCAGaattctcgaatttatttcatagagtaaacgatagatttttttgCTAAAAGCCATTtattgtttttgccatttttacaataaGAGAGAGAGGGGGGTGAGTTTTTAATGGTAAAACTATTTTCGGTGGtgaattcaacaaaaaatattgtcaAAACATGGTAACGACTGTTCTGACCGCATAACACCAGGGgagatctatctgtcaaatatcgtgtaaccaacatatacggcaacatggcgtttgttttggtttttgttctttttggtcatgaaattgatcgatgtaaaatattatagaattagaacgtttttttttatcaaaactcgagaccaacaaacgtcatggaccagagttgatctgcaaTAACGCACAcgtatatgaaatttgacagcattGAATCCCCTCTGCATAATACACAGTACTTTTTTCGAGGTCGttgtgacaaaaaaaaaatctaagaaaCGCATTGGTCATTACACCCTTTTTAAATGATAGTCACGATTTGTTCATACGAGCTGTTGATGTTTTCGCAACACTCTAAAGAGTATAAAGTTGACAGATGTAATCACAACAAAGCGGCACAAAAATACTTGTTTTAGCGAGTCGATTTCAGGAAATATCTAATAAAATGAATTAGTTGGCTCAAAAGTTTTGATTAGGTGAAAATTCACGATGCTACCGGTTTGTCGGGCTTGTGGAAAGAGTTTGACTGATGGAGATCAATGTGATagcttggaaaaatataccgacATCTACTTTCACCTGACTTCTATCAAGGTACGTACGATGTTGTTATGTTGAAAACTGCCACTGTACAAGTTACATGCCGAATGTTTCAGCTTCAAGATTACGAAGACCCAAACAAATCAAAAGCTTGCTCTTCTTGCATTGGTAAACTAGATGATTTCGATCGATTTAGGAAAGTCTGTCTCGCCGTTCATTGGTCATTGTGCAATCAAATTGTAAGTACATAGTTGAATTTGAGTTTAGTTCATTCGTCAAAagaaaatctatttgcttcagAAAGTGGAAAGCGCGGATGAGGAAAGTAGTCGAGATATATTTGTTGAGTTCGAATGCAAACCTGAACTCTGCGAAGatgagaaaaaacaaaattgtgctGAGGATAGCATCTCAAGCGGCGGGAGCGACCGGGAAGAAACAACAAAAAGCAATGAAGAATCCAGTAAATCTGAGGAGGATACAACTGAAGGTAACGCGACGGTGGTTCTTAGAAATGACAAATCACGGATAACgagaaaaaaatctgctaaaaaGGATAAGCACAAAACTGAAGATACAAAAGAACAACGGGCCACGCTTAGTTGCGATCGGTGCCCCAAGAAGTTTTTTCTGCAGCCCAAACTGGAAGCCCACAAACGTACTCACGAAGGGCTTAAACCTTATGAGTGTGAAATATGCCACCGAACATTTACTGGCTTCAATTATTTGCGGTTTCATCGCAGTCAGAAACACAGCGGCGAGAGAATACTGCTGCCATGTGAGCATCCTGGCTGTGAACAACAATTCTCCACTCGTTACGCCCTGAAGCGTCACACACTCCGAGCTCACGATCCCAACTTTGTACCGGAGACGACAATATTTGTTTGCGACACCTGTGGGAAGACGTTCGCCTCTAAAGGCAATCTGAAAAAGCATCAGTATACGCACACGCCGAGTGAAATGCCGTTTGTATGTGGAATCTGTTCCAAACAGTTTCCCACCTCAAACAAACTGAAGGAGCACAATCTGCGCCACGAGGGTGTAAAGAATCACACCTGTCCGCATTGTGGTTTGCGCAAAACTACTATGCACGAGCTTCGGCAACACATCAAACATATGCATGCACATCCGCGTTCGGTTGCGTGCGAAATGTGTCCGCGACGGTTCAACGATGTTGGTGAGTACTTGTATAACCAAAGGAAAAAAGGAGCAAAATTGACTCGGTTCTTTGATTTCAGGAAGCTTGAATGTTCACGTCAGAATCGTGCATCTGGGAGAGAAACGCCACAAATGTCCGGTTTGTGAGTGGGCTTTCGGAAGAAGCGATCATCTGAAGCGGCACATGAAAAGTCACAACACGAGCTGAACTGGAGCTTAGTTATTATATGTTTATTAATTGGGTTATTTCTAGTAGCACAATAAATGGATTGTGTAAAATtgtgtaaaatgtaaaatttgcTAACAGTTGCAGTTGCATCAGTGCGTTATCTttaccgaatttttttttttcgagactgTCGTTTACGGAAATGACaagaaaaactaaaaagttTTTCCCATTCATTTTAAACTtggaacaaacaattttttctaGATTAACATAATGTCGAATAATTATAGCTTCCCAGGTGATTTTGAAATAcgttggtctaacaagccagtcgtcaaaTGTTCGAATCTCGGCGCGGAAGAgaatgttagtgtcagtaggattgcagccacgcaattgtcctgtacactaaatggTTAgccgcaaagtctgtgtataacaaacagagtCATGTCCCAACAGCGGAATTTAGTCGGGAAAAAAGTGATGATTTTTGGTGTATTTTTAAAATACTTTGAACTGAACAAATTCCTTCGTTAGCAAAATTTTACgctatttcaataaaaatattgcaCGGCACCTTTTGTTTGCCTCATCCATACTGATCAAATACCCACGAAGAACGAATACTCTTCTGACATAATGCATTTTACGTTCTGCTTAGCTTTCTACACTAAAACAACACATAACGCTAATTCGTTGTTTCGCTCACTCACAGTAAAAGCTCCATAAGAAACCTTTTTACTAGCCAAGATTTCCTTTATCGATGTGAATTGTCC encodes:
- the LOC129720662 gene encoding zinc finger protein 391-like, with the translated sequence MLPVCRACGKSLTDGDQCDSLEKYTDIYFHLTSIKLQDYEDPNKSKACSSCIGKLDDFDRFRKVCLAVHWSLCNQIKVESADEESSRDIFVEFECKPELCEDEKKQNCAEDSISSGGSDREETTKSNEESSKSEEDTTEGNATVVLRNDKSRITRKKSAKKDKHKTEDTKEQRATLSCDRCPKKFFLQPKLEAHKRTHEGLKPYECEICHRTFTGFNYLRFHRSQKHSGERILLPCEHPGCEQQFSTRYALKRHTLRAHDPNFVPETTIFVCDTCGKTFASKGNLKKHQYTHTPSEMPFVCGICSKQFPTSNKLKEHNLRHEGVKNHTCPHCGLRKTTMHELRQHIKHMHAHPRSVACEMCPRRFNDVGSLNVHVRIVHLGEKRHKCPVCEWAFGRSDHLKRHMKSHNTS